The following coding sequences lie in one Desulfuromonas sp. genomic window:
- the xseB gene encoding exodeoxyribonuclease VII small subunit yields MTEKKTFESSLKELEAAVERLESGELLLEDALACFEEGVHAAADCQKLLQDAELKVAQLVADKDGTIRQQPFAEENGSE; encoded by the coding sequence TTGACTGAAAAAAAGACATTTGAATCGTCATTGAAAGAGCTCGAAGCAGCGGTTGAGCGTCTGGAAAGCGGTGAACTGCTGCTTGAAGATGCTCTGGCCTGTTTTGAAGAGGGCGTTCATGCTGCCGCAGACTGCCAGAAATTACTGCAGGATGCGGAATTGAAGGTTGCGCAACTGGTTGCCGACAAGGATGGGACGATACGTCAGCAACCATTTGCCGAAGAAAATGGTTCAGAATAG
- a CDS encoding polyprenyl synthetase — MDIKKYLADIAALVDDALDHYLPDEERMPKNLHRAMRYSVFAGGKRIRPVLMMAACDAVGGRRDNVIAAACAMEMIHTYSLIHDDLPAMDDDDFRRGQPTNHKVFGEANAILAGDALLTEAFVVLSEAESGILIDPEIRRKVIRVIARAAGCAGMVGGQVVDMESEGKDIDMPTLEYIHIHKTGALIKASIEVGALLGGASDDAFVKLSRYGELAGLAFQIADDILDVTAEQGELGKDVGSDEARGKATYVSLLGLRQSRERADELREMAMSTLDDFGEEAEPLRQTMKFIIERTS, encoded by the coding sequence ATGGATATTAAAAAATATCTTGCCGATATCGCGGCTCTGGTAGACGATGCGCTTGATCATTATCTTCCGGACGAAGAGCGCATGCCGAAAAACTTGCATCGGGCCATGCGTTATTCTGTCTTTGCCGGCGGCAAAAGGATCAGGCCGGTGTTGATGATGGCAGCGTGTGATGCCGTTGGCGGTCGGCGGGATAATGTCATTGCAGCGGCATGTGCAATGGAGATGATTCATACTTACTCTTTGATTCATGACGATCTCCCGGCTATGGATGATGATGATTTTCGCCGGGGTCAACCGACCAATCACAAGGTTTTCGGTGAAGCGAATGCCATTCTGGCCGGTGATGCCCTTCTGACTGAGGCGTTTGTTGTTCTTTCGGAAGCCGAGTCCGGCATCCTTATCGATCCCGAGATTCGGCGGAAGGTGATCCGGGTTATTGCCAGGGCGGCCGGTTGTGCCGGCATGGTAGGCGGTCAGGTCGTTGATATGGAATCGGAAGGGAAGGATATTGACATGCCGACGCTGGAATATATCCATATCCACAAAACCGGAGCTCTGATCAAGGCATCGATCGAAGTCGGTGCTCTGCTTGGTGGAGCGAGTGACGATGCTTTTGTAAAGCTCTCTCGTTATGGTGAACTGGCAGGTCTGGCATTTCAGATCGCAGATGATATCCTTGATGTTACGGCTGAACAAGGTGAACTCGGTAAGGATGTTGGGAGTGATGAGGCCCGGGGCAAGGCAACTTACGTTTCCTTGCTTGGTTTGCGTCAGTCCCGGGAGCGGGCTGATGAACTACGGGAGATGGCGATGTCCACCCTGGATGATTTCGGAGAAGAAGCCGAGCCGTTACGGCAAACTATGAAATTTATTATTGAGAGGACCTCGTGA
- the dxs gene encoding 1-deoxy-D-xylulose-5-phosphate synthase — MLPALKSTAELKSMSFDQLLTICDEVREKIIEVVSVNGGHLASSLGVVELTVALHRVLDTPKDRIVWDVGHQAYAHKLLTGRFDQFHTLRQLDGISGFPKRKESAYDCFDVGHSSTSISGALGMAAARDARGTDEKIFAVIGDGSLTAGMAFEGLNQAGHLNKDMVVILNDNEMSISPNVGALSSFLSRQMTSDFFVRMKRETENFLDHVPKIGKDLRRLAKRVEESVKGFLTPGMLFEAFGFDYVGPIEGHKLDEVIQTLENVTKMDGPILVHIVTRKGQGFEPAIQSPSKFHGVGPFNRESGEIKSTKGGVPTYTSVFGETLCNLAVKDDRIVAITAAMLEGTGLKKFAAELPDRFFDVGIAEQHAVTFAAGLATQGLKPVCAIYSTFLQRAYDSVLHDVCLQNLPVTFAIDRGGLVGADGPTHHGTFDVSFLRSIPNLVFAAPRDEAELQRIMVTALDFDGPFAYRYPRGSGVGVELADKPQSLKIGEGELLCAGDAATLVAIGSSVQEALGAAAQLKSEGIEVAVVDARFIKPLDEVLLLAQAEKTGLVFTIEESVRQGGFGSAVLELLEDKGCSARVERIGLPDVFVEQGSQPELRSRHGIDAEGIIARVKALCAVTENKAS; from the coding sequence TTGCTTCCCGCCTTAAAGTCCACGGCTGAGTTGAAATCGATGAGTTTCGATCAGCTTCTGACTATTTGTGATGAGGTACGTGAAAAAATCATTGAAGTCGTTTCTGTCAACGGCGGGCATCTGGCGAGCTCACTCGGTGTCGTCGAACTGACAGTCGCCTTGCATCGGGTGCTTGATACTCCGAAAGACCGGATTGTCTGGGATGTTGGCCACCAGGCATATGCGCATAAACTTTTAACCGGTCGGTTCGACCAATTCCATACCTTGCGACAGCTCGATGGCATAAGTGGCTTTCCGAAACGGAAGGAGAGTGCATACGATTGTTTTGATGTCGGTCATTCCAGTACATCAATATCAGGCGCTCTCGGCATGGCTGCCGCCCGCGACGCTCGCGGCACCGATGAAAAAATTTTTGCCGTGATTGGCGATGGCTCACTGACCGCCGGAATGGCGTTCGAGGGGTTGAACCAGGCCGGTCATCTTAATAAAGATATGGTTGTTATCCTGAATGACAACGAAATGTCAATTTCGCCGAATGTGGGGGCCCTCTCTTCGTTCCTCAGCCGTCAGATGACATCCGATTTCTTTGTCCGGATGAAGCGGGAGACAGAGAACTTCCTCGATCATGTTCCTAAAATTGGCAAAGACCTGCGGCGGTTGGCGAAGAGGGTTGAGGAGTCAGTCAAGGGATTTCTAACGCCCGGAATGCTATTTGAGGCTTTTGGCTTCGATTATGTCGGTCCGATTGAAGGGCACAAGCTGGACGAGGTTATCCAGACACTCGAGAATGTCACCAAAATGGACGGTCCGATTCTTGTTCATATTGTCACCAGGAAAGGACAGGGCTTCGAGCCAGCCATACAAAGCCCTTCAAAATTCCATGGTGTCGGACCGTTTAATCGTGAATCCGGCGAGATCAAATCTACGAAAGGTGGTGTTCCTACTTACACCAGTGTTTTTGGTGAGACGTTGTGCAACCTTGCTGTCAAGGATGACCGGATTGTCGCGATTACAGCCGCCATGCTGGAAGGGACCGGCCTGAAGAAGTTTGCCGCCGAGCTTCCGGACCGTTTTTTTGATGTCGGAATCGCTGAACAGCATGCTGTGACTTTCGCAGCCGGGCTTGCAACCCAGGGTTTGAAGCCGGTCTGTGCCATCTATTCAACTTTTTTGCAACGGGCGTACGATAGTGTTCTGCATGATGTCTGTCTGCAAAATCTGCCTGTCACCTTCGCGATTGACCGCGGCGGACTGGTCGGAGCCGACGGCCCGACCCATCATGGGACTTTCGATGTGTCCTTCCTCCGGTCTATTCCAAATCTGGTTTTTGCGGCGCCGCGTGATGAAGCTGAATTACAGCGGATTATGGTGACCGCCCTCGATTTTGACGGACCATTTGCCTATCGATATCCACGCGGCAGTGGGGTTGGTGTTGAACTTGCTGACAAACCTCAATCGCTCAAAATTGGTGAAGGTGAACTGCTGTGTGCAGGTGATGCCGCAACCCTCGTTGCAATCGGTTCATCGGTACAGGAGGCCCTGGGAGCAGCCGCACAATTGAAAAGTGAAGGGATTGAGGTCGCCGTGGTTGATGCCCGTTTCATCAAGCCGCTGGACGAAGTTCTCCTGTTGGCTCAGGCTGAAAAGACCGGTCTGGTTTTTACGATCGAGGAAAGTGTGCGACAAGGCGGCTTCGGTAGCGCTGTCCTTGAGCTTCTCGAGGATAAAGGGTGTTCAGCCCGGGTTGAAAGGATCGGGCTTCCCGATGTTTTTGTTGAGCAGGGGAGTCAACCGGAGCTACGGAGTCGGCACGGTATTGACGCAGAAGGTATCATTGCCCGGGTAAAAGCCCTTTGTGCCGTCACCGAGAATAAAGCGAGCTGA
- a CDS encoding peptidase has protein sequence EVVPAEPTDEVVPAEPTDEVVPAEPTDGVVPAEPTDGVVPLEPTDGVVPAEPTDEVVPAELADEVVPAEPTDGVVPAEPTDEVVPAEPGNTPTEE, from the coding sequence GAGGTTGTCCCAGCGGAGCCAACTGACGAGGTTGTCCCAGCGGAGCCAACTGACGAGGTTGTCCCAGCGGAGCCAACTGACGGGGTTGTCCCAGCGGAGCCAACTGACGGGGTTGTCCCATTGGAGCCAACTGACGGGGTTGTCCCAGCGGAGCCAACTGACGAGGTTGTCCCAGCGGAGCTAGCTGACGAGGTTGTCCCAGCGGAACCAACTGACGGGGTTGTCCCAGCGGAGCCAACTGACGAGGTTGTCCCAGCGGAGCCAGGTAATACACCGACCGAGGAGTAA